From the genome of Clostridium sp. BNL1100, one region includes:
- a CDS encoding GntR family transcriptional regulator, translating to MASKLSKINLNDYKPLREVIFNSLREAIIIGELRPGERLMEVQLAEKMGVSRTPVREAIRKLELEGLVDMIPRKGAHVAELSIKDIMDVLEVRASLDGLATSLAAERITDDELKELKHINGQFASYIEKENLNGSIKKDVEFHDIIYKASRNDKLISIINNLREQVQRFRVIYLKEYNNSKNLIKEHNDIYEAVSSRSMENARNIAKTHIMNQESTILSSLKMQKGNS from the coding sequence ATGGCTAGCAAATTATCGAAAATTAATTTGAATGATTATAAACCATTGAGAGAAGTTATTTTTAATTCATTAAGAGAGGCTATTATAATAGGTGAATTACGTCCGGGAGAGAGACTTATGGAAGTTCAGCTGGCAGAAAAAATGGGTGTCAGCAGAACACCTGTCAGAGAAGCCATAAGAAAGCTTGAACTTGAAGGGCTGGTGGATATGATTCCGAGAAAGGGTGCCCATGTTGCGGAGCTTTCAATCAAGGATATAATGGATGTTCTTGAGGTAAGAGCATCACTGGACGGTTTGGCTACTTCACTGGCGGCAGAGAGAATTACAGACGACGAGTTGAAGGAATTAAAGCATATAAACGGACAATTTGCTTCCTACATTGAAAAAGAAAATCTCAACGGTTCCATAAAAAAAGATGTAGAGTTTCATGACATTATTTACAAAGCATCCCGAAACGATAAGCTGATTTCAATTATAAACAATTTAAGAGAGCAGGTTCAGAGGTTCAGGGTTATATACCTTAAAGAGTATAACAATTCCAAAAACCTTATAAAAGAACATAATGACATATATGAGGCTGTCAGTTCCAGATCAATGGAAAATGCCAGAAATATAGCCAAAACTCACATAATGAATCAGGAATCCACAATTCTTTCTTCTTTGAAGATGCAAAAAGGTAATAGTTAA
- a CDS encoding ATP-binding protein produces MWFNEFLSKYKSGISHEFLFYFNVKDTMDNTRNFFRYIDDEFIKQRNFGIVAFYDISRGLTFLAPEMEREFNKITDNGATKLFFSTPSRIFPFIDIALKSTKMALFIDHAEKIVPSGDIGSMTLEERMALIWMSEWSVNSKISSVGSTIFMLADNLVDISREFLKSSYRIEPILVELPGEEERKSYIEFLLNDKTTTSEISIDEFSKLSSGLNRKSIKDIKLKAEAEGVPISFDFIKEKKHEVLKKEYGDVLDFIYPEIAFEDIGGMEAAKSYLTKNIIEPVRRGDSRRVPMGILLCGPSGTGKTLLVEALAKSSGFNCVKIDMSRILGQYVGESEKNFKKCLLGAKSQEPVIVFVDEIDTAFRRGESGDSGVSRNIFSEFLQFTSNTNNRGRIIFIAATNRPDLLDAALKRAGRFDKKIPVLLPEKEERAEIFRIIIKKYGFNTDIQDFIPYSELAESYTGAEIDTVVRKAYELACNKTEDHPVITDDILKEALKKCRPSTQEIEFMTELAIAECDDIDLLPEKYWARFDKS; encoded by the coding sequence ATGTGGTTCAATGAATTTTTATCGAAATACAAATCAGGTATATCCCATGAGTTTCTGTTTTACTTCAATGTAAAGGACACCATGGACAATACAAGGAATTTTTTTAGATATATAGATGATGAATTTATTAAGCAGAGGAATTTCGGAATTGTAGCTTTTTACGATATTTCCAGAGGCCTTACTTTTTTGGCTCCTGAAATGGAAAGGGAATTTAACAAAATAACCGACAATGGGGCAACGAAATTATTTTTTTCAACGCCCTCCAGAATTTTTCCATTTATAGATATTGCATTAAAAAGTACAAAGATGGCTCTGTTTATAGACCATGCCGAAAAAATAGTACCTTCCGGTGATATCGGTAGTATGACTTTAGAAGAAAGAATGGCTCTCATATGGATGTCGGAATGGTCGGTTAATTCTAAAATTTCATCAGTTGGAAGTACTATATTTATGCTGGCGGACAACCTTGTTGATATAAGCCGTGAATTTTTAAAATCCTCCTATAGGATAGAGCCCATTCTTGTGGAGCTTCCCGGAGAAGAGGAAAGAAAAAGCTATATCGAATTTCTACTTAATGACAAAACTACTACATCTGAAATCTCCATCGACGAGTTTTCAAAGCTTTCATCGGGTCTGAACAGGAAAAGTATAAAAGATATAAAGTTAAAGGCTGAGGCAGAGGGCGTACCTATTAGTTTTGATTTTATAAAAGAGAAAAAGCATGAGGTTTTAAAAAAGGAATACGGGGACGTTCTTGATTTTATATATCCAGAGATAGCTTTTGAAGACATCGGTGGAATGGAAGCTGCTAAAAGTTATCTTACAAAAAATATTATTGAGCCTGTCAGAAGAGGTGATTCCAGAAGAGTTCCAATGGGAATTCTTCTATGCGGCCCGTCCGGAACCGGGAAAACCTTGTTGGTTGAAGCATTGGCAAAGTCAAGTGGGTTTAATTGTGTAAAGATTGATATGTCAAGGATTTTGGGCCAGTATGTCGGAGAGAGTGAAAAGAATTTTAAAAAGTGTCTGCTTGGGGCTAAATCACAGGAACCTGTTATAGTTTTTGTGGATGAAATTGATACTGCTTTCAGAAGAGGAGAGTCCGGCGATAGTGGAGTAAGCAGGAATATTTTCAGTGAATTTTTACAATTCACCAGTAATACAAATAATAGGGGAAGAATTATTTTTATAGCTGCAACAAACAGACCTGACCTTCTTGATGCTGCTTTAAAAAGAGCCGGAAGGTTTGATAAAAAGATACCTGTACTATTGCCTGAAAAAGAGGAACGTGCTGAGATTTTCAGGATAATAATTAAAAAATATGGATTTAATACCGATATTCAGGATTTTATTCCATATTCTGAATTGGCAGAAAGTTATACGGGAGCCGAAATAGATACGGTTGTGAGGAAAGCATATGAACTTGCTTGCAACAAGACAGAGGATCATCCTGTAATTACAGATGATATACTTAAAGAGGCTCTAAAAAAATGCAGGCCAAGTACTCAGGAGATAGAATTTATGACTGAGCTTGCTATTGCTGAATGCGATGATATTGATCTGCTGCCAGAAAAATATTGGGCCAGGTTTGATAAATCCTAA
- a CDS encoding PspA/IM30 family protein — protein MGLFSRLGQMFRGFFGLFVGNLEERNPDALFEDIKNQIDKARREAEQQIIEIQTSAEMIKIEMKTAEKNLNAIKARVESAQRVGDKELLVELLVQEEEYQTVYETHKATYDNAMIQVQKIREDYKIFESEMNAKLNELKTLKSQAKMANLRENINSVNAQYTSKNSRVGSVNDSLDRARDIVNKKTARANAVESLNQDNIDMKLKKLDMNSARDRAKARAEALLGGDNGGFEVKEKTDNKVSN, from the coding sequence ATGGGTTTATTTAGTAGACTGGGACAAATGTTTAGAGGATTTTTCGGCTTATTTGTTGGAAATCTGGAGGAAAGAAATCCTGATGCATTGTTCGAAGATATAAAGAACCAGATAGATAAGGCAAGGCGTGAAGCTGAGCAACAAATTATTGAAATTCAAACAAGTGCTGAAATGATCAAAATAGAGATGAAAACAGCCGAGAAAAATCTTAATGCCATAAAAGCAAGAGTTGAGTCTGCACAGAGGGTTGGAGATAAGGAGCTTTTAGTTGAACTTCTTGTTCAGGAAGAAGAATATCAGACTGTATATGAGACTCACAAAGCAACTTATGATAATGCCATGATACAGGTTCAAAAGATACGCGAAGACTACAAGATTTTTGAGTCTGAGATGAATGCGAAACTTAATGAGCTGAAAACTCTTAAATCACAGGCCAAAATGGCTAATCTGCGCGAAAATATTAACTCTGTTAATGCACAATATACATCAAAGAATAGCAGGGTAGGAAGTGTTAACGACAGCCTTGACAGGGCACGTGATATAGTTAACAAAAAGACTGCCAGAGCCAATGCTGTGGAATCACTTAATCAGGATAATATTGATATGAAACTTAAAAAGCTGGATATGAATTCTGCAAGAGACAGGGCAAAAGCCAGAGCAGAAGCACTTCTTGGAGGAGATAACGGTGGATTTGAGGTAAAAGAGAAAACGGACAACAAGGTATCAAATTAA
- a CDS encoding GNAT family N-acetyltransferase gives MDTHIREAIEADLPKITDIYNWAVKNTTASFDINPQTIEQRAVWFSHYKGNRFPLIVYVEEGEVAGYASLSEFRAKEGYKKTCELSVYVHPDFQKRGIGNKLMDYIIRLGKEAGYHVIISCITTDNKVSIKMHEKTGFKLCGEMKEVGYKFGRYLDCLFYQLFL, from the coding sequence ATGGATACACATATTAGAGAAGCAATTGAAGCAGATTTACCCAAAATAACGGATATTTACAATTGGGCGGTTAAAAATACAACTGCCTCATTTGATATAAACCCGCAAACCATAGAGCAACGAGCTGTATGGTTTTCCCATTATAAGGGCAATCGTTTTCCTTTAATTGTCTATGTAGAAGAAGGAGAGGTTGCAGGTTATGCAAGTCTATCTGAGTTCAGGGCAAAAGAAGGTTATAAAAAAACTTGCGAGCTGTCTGTGTATGTTCACCCTGATTTTCAGAAGAGGGGCATAGGAAATAAGCTTATGGATTACATTATACGGCTTGGGAAAGAAGCAGGGTACCATGTTATTATTTCATGTATTACTACGGATAATAAAGTAAGTATTAAAATGCATGAGAAAACAGGGTTCAAACTTTGCGGTGAAATGAAGGAGGTCGGGTACAAATTTGGAAGATACCTTGACTGCCTTTTTTATCAGCTTTTTCTATAG